TCGTGCCTGTGAAGTTCATGAACCATATCTTTCCCATTAAGAAGCTCCTGAAGATTTTTAATCATAAAATCACCAGATAGGTTAGGTTCTTTTTGAGAGATTTTTAAATGTCTTACAGGGATGGTTTTCATGAGGTTAGAATCTAACTAATGTAATACAAATTTAAGTAGAAAAAGAGTAGGAGATGATAAGTAACTCTAAAAAATAAAAAGCCCTATAAATCAGATGATTTTTAGGACTTTTTAGTCGGGGTGGCAGGATTCGAACCTGCGACCTCCTGCTCCCAAAGCAGGCGCGATGACCGGGCTACGCTACACCCCGAAAAGTGTAAAATTCGTAGTGTAGTTTATCTCGAGTAAAAGGAGAGGCTACACCCCGAATAATTGGGACTGCAAATGTAGAAAAAAAAAGTAAATGACAAATAAAAAAATGAAATAATTATTAAATAATTTGATTTTATAAGACAATAGTTAAAATATATTTAAAAGCAGATAACTAGAAATAAAAAAAAATTACATTTGTAACTTCAAAAATTCAAGATAATGGCAGAAAAAATTAAATGTTTGATTATTGGGTCTGGTCCAGCAGGTTACACTGCAGCTATATATGCAGCGAGAGCAGACATGAAACCAGTTATGTATACAGGAATGCAAATGGGAGGACAATTAACTACAACCACTGAGGTAGATAATTTCCCAGGATATCCAAAAGGTACTGATGGTACAGCAATGATGGAAGATTTAAAAAGTCAAGCAGAGCGTTTCGGAACAGATGTACGTTTTGGAATGGTTACTAAAGTAGAGCTTTCTAAAGAAGAAGGAGGAATTCATAAAGTAACTGTAGATGAATCGACAGAAATAGAAGCTCAAACTATAATTATTTCTACTGGAGCTACTGCTAAATATTTAGGATTAGAAAGTGAGCAACGTTTAATTGGAGGAGGAGTTTCAGCTTGTGCTACTTGCGATGGGTTCTTTTATAAAGGACAAGATGTTGTAGTAGTTGGAGCAGGAGATACT
The nucleotide sequence above comes from Tenacibaculum singaporense. Encoded proteins:
- the trxB gene encoding thioredoxin-disulfide reductase, producing the protein MAEKIKCLIIGSGPAGYTAAIYAARADMKPVMYTGMQMGGQLTTTTEVDNFPGYPKGTDGTAMMEDLKSQAERFGTDVRFGMVTKVELSKEEGGIHKVTVDESTEIEAQTIIISTGATAKYLGLESEQRLIGGGVSACATCDGFFYKGQDVVVVGAGDTAAEEATYLANICSKVTMLVRKDYMRASKAMQHRVNKTENITVMYNTEIDEVLGENVVEGVRAVNNQTGEKTEIPVTGVFIAIGHKPNSDLFKGVLDMDDTGYLITKGKSTKTNLPGVFAAGDIQDKEYRQAVTAAGTGCMAALDAERYLGALE